Proteins encoded by one window of Vampirovibrionales bacterium:
- the tpx gene encoding thiol peroxidase has product MSTPERQGVITFKGNPLTLLGADVAVGAKAPDFTVLANDLSPVTLQSGQGKTRLVVCVPSLDTPVCDTEARRFNEEAAKLSNVETLVVSMDLPFAQSRWCGAAGVNNVQSASDHRDASFGVNYGVLIKELRLLARAIFVINADNTVVYKEIVPEVTSEPNYEAALKAAANAQPAGVR; this is encoded by the coding sequence ATGTCTACCCCTGAACGTCAAGGCGTCATTACCTTTAAAGGCAACCCGCTTACCCTGTTGGGCGCGGACGTGGCCGTTGGCGCCAAAGCCCCGGATTTCACCGTTCTGGCCAATGACCTGTCGCCCGTCACGCTGCAAAGCGGCCAGGGCAAAACGCGTCTGGTCGTCTGCGTGCCGTCGCTCGATACGCCCGTGTGCGATACCGAAGCGCGCCGCTTTAACGAAGAAGCCGCCAAACTGAGCAACGTCGAGACGCTGGTCGTCAGCATGGATCTGCCGTTCGCCCAGAGCCGCTGGTGCGGCGCAGCTGGCGTCAACAACGTCCAATCGGCGTCGGATCACCGCGACGCCTCGTTCGGCGTGAACTATGGCGTCCTCATTAAAGAGCTGCGCTTGCTCGCGCGGGCGATTTTCGTGATTAACGCCGATAACACGGTCGTTTACAAGGAAATCGTCCCGGAAGTGACGTCAGAACCCAACTACGAAGCCGCCTTGAAGGCCGCTGCCAACGCGCAGCCCGCAGGCGTCCGCTAA
- a CDS encoding segregation/condensation protein A — MPVKPSAPAPAVKSAKPEHDGLEILLQLTRSGAIDPWNIDIAQVADEYLRAVAERRDADLKITGKTLLYLAILLRMKSDKLAGIDYLMPAATEDDLGGWLDEADPELGVNPFKQGRSPFKSLEELIQRRNSAKQKRIRRVTLKDLIHELKKYEALEAQRSLRRRVESDDARRAMTDYSHLTSDDIENLAHDEFIEDTIARLASVLERLLLGNEEISLTTLMEEGRIDKVSAFLALLFLAARGDVSMRQNEFYAELYVSYDTDVAPDALLAADSEATPAELAS, encoded by the coding sequence ATGCCGGTTAAACCGTCCGCCCCCGCGCCCGCTGTCAAATCGGCCAAACCCGAGCATGACGGGCTGGAAATCCTGTTACAGCTTACGCGATCCGGGGCTATCGACCCCTGGAACATTGATATCGCGCAAGTAGCCGATGAGTACCTGCGCGCGGTGGCCGAGCGGCGCGACGCCGACCTGAAGATTACCGGCAAGACTCTGCTGTATCTGGCGATTCTCCTGCGGATGAAATCCGATAAGCTGGCGGGCATTGATTACCTGATGCCAGCCGCGACAGAAGACGATCTCGGCGGCTGGCTGGACGAAGCCGATCCTGAGTTGGGCGTGAATCCTTTCAAACAGGGGCGCTCGCCTTTCAAATCGCTCGAAGAGCTGATTCAGCGCCGTAATAGCGCCAAGCAGAAGCGCATCCGCCGCGTCACGCTGAAAGACCTTATTCACGAGCTGAAGAAATACGAGGCGCTTGAAGCCCAGCGCTCGTTGCGCCGCCGCGTCGAAAGCGACGACGCCCGCCGCGCCATGACCGACTACAGCCATCTGACCTCCGACGATATCGAGAATCTCGCGCACGACGAGTTTATCGAGGACACCATTGCGCGCCTGGCCTCGGTGCTGGAGCGCCTGCTGCTGGGAAACGAGGAAATCAGCCTGACGACGCTGATGGAAGAGGGCCGCATCGACAAAGTGTCGGCGTTTCTGGCCCTGCTGTTTCTGGCGGCGCGCGGCGACGTGTCCATGCGCCAGAATGAGTTTTACGCCGAGCTGTATGTTTCGTATGATACGGATGTCGCGCCGGATGCGCTGCTGGCGGCGGATTCTGAGGCGACGCCCGCCGAGCTGGCCAGTTAG
- a CDS encoding acyl-CoA dehydrogenase family protein, which yields MDFTLSESQREIWRWANAFADREIAPRVAQNDRLERFDRELLGLIAEQGFFGAILPEEYGGQGVDHIAYALMTEAIARVCSSTRTLFSVQISLVEKPLLAFGTAEQKARYLPALASGECIGCFGLTEPNAGSDAANQQTTATRDGDHWTLNGQKTWISNGSIAHLAIIIAQTDPALGTRGMAAFLVDTDSPGFSARAIHPKLGLKSSDTAELFLENVRVADSQRLGDVGQGFKVAMYCLDQGRFSVAAGGVGVIQACIDACTQYARQREAFGQKIGQFQMIQSMIADMAVDAEAGRLLVLRAAHKKDLGVRNTRETSMAKLFCSEAANRAAYNAVQIFGGYGYSEEYPVARLYRDARVLTLYEGTSQIQRMILAQDELGLRPANGPDSPSTPLDRLS from the coding sequence ATGGATTTTACCCTCAGCGAGTCTCAGCGCGAAATCTGGCGCTGGGCCAATGCGTTTGCGGATCGCGAGATTGCCCCGCGCGTGGCGCAAAATGACCGGCTGGAGCGCTTTGATCGCGAGTTGCTGGGGCTAATCGCCGAGCAGGGCTTCTTTGGGGCTATCCTGCCAGAAGAATACGGCGGCCAGGGCGTGGACCACATCGCCTATGCGCTGATGACCGAAGCCATTGCGCGCGTCTGTTCCTCGACCCGGACCCTGTTTTCGGTGCAAATCTCGTTGGTCGAAAAGCCGCTACTGGCCTTTGGTACGGCTGAACAGAAGGCGCGTTACCTGCCTGCGCTCGCTAGCGGCGAGTGCATCGGCTGTTTTGGCCTGACAGAACCCAATGCTGGAAGCGATGCGGCTAATCAGCAGACGACGGCCACGCGAGACGGCGATCACTGGACGCTCAACGGCCAGAAAACCTGGATTTCCAACGGCAGCATCGCGCATCTGGCGATTATCATTGCTCAGACCGATCCGGCGCTTGGAACGCGCGGCATGGCGGCGTTTCTGGTAGATACCGATTCTCCCGGTTTCAGCGCGCGGGCGATTCATCCCAAGTTGGGGTTAAAAAGCTCTGATACGGCGGAATTGTTTCTGGAAAACGTCCGCGTCGCCGACTCTCAACGCTTGGGAGACGTCGGGCAAGGGTTTAAGGTTGCTATGTACTGCCTGGATCAGGGGCGGTTCAGTGTCGCGGCAGGCGGCGTGGGCGTGATTCAGGCGTGTATTGACGCCTGTACGCAGTACGCGCGCCAGCGTGAGGCCTTTGGTCAGAAGATAGGCCAGTTCCAGATGATTCAGTCGATGATCGCTGATATGGCGGTGGACGCCGAAGCGGGCCGCCTGCTGGTGCTGCGGGCGGCGCATAAAAAGGATCTCGGCGTTCGCAATACGCGCGAGACGTCGATGGCCAAGCTGTTTTGCTCGGAAGCCGCCAATCGCGCCGCTTATAACGCCGTTCAAATTTTCGGCGGATATGGGTATTCCGAAGAATATCCCGTGGCGCGCCTGTACCGGGACGCGCGCGTGCTCACCCTGTATGAGGGAACCAGCCAGATTCAGCGTATGATTCTGGCGCAGGATGAGTTGGGCTTACGTCCGGCCAACGGTCCCGACAGTCCGTCCACCCCGCTGGACCGCTTGTCCTGA
- a CDS encoding pilus assembly protein: protein MTTFTAPSTSGISPSPARLCRLRPRARGQNLAELALTLPFLFVVIFAAVELAHAWQAYEAAKLAALDGAYTAAVYNDAALGETQLKNRIASAGLPLKSAAIKPLLSNAADPASTIGYTADVTVTYNPLCGGFSVPTLSQPIVVIPGAFDIQYKGVGYRNVY from the coding sequence ATGACGACGTTCACCGCGCCATCGACTTCAGGCATTTCTCCCTCTCCCGCCCGCCTCTGCCGCCTGCGCCCGCGCGCTCGGGGGCAGAATCTGGCAGAACTGGCGCTGACGCTGCCCTTCCTGTTTGTCGTCATCTTCGCCGCCGTCGAACTGGCCCATGCGTGGCAAGCCTACGAAGCCGCCAAGCTGGCCGCGCTGGACGGCGCCTATACGGCGGCCGTGTATAACGACGCCGCGCTCGGCGAAACCCAGCTCAAGAATCGAATCGCCAGTGCAGGCCTGCCGCTGAAAAGCGCCGCCATTAAGCCGTTGCTGAGCAACGCCGCCGACCCGGCCTCCACCATTGGCTATACAGCAGATGTCACCGTGACGTACAACCCTCTGTGCGGCGGATTCTCGGTCCCCACGCTGAGCCAGCCCATTGTGGTGATTCCCGGCGCATTCGATATCCAGTATAAAGGCGTGGGCTACCGCAACGTCTACTAG
- the hydE gene encoding [FeFe] hydrogenase H-cluster radical SAM maturase HydE: MTSIAIDASKSRVAARLYEERAALDDDACRALLLTCLRWDDPADVARLLGVADEVRRQHKGDGILLRGIVEFSNQCQNACHYCGLFRENADLPRYHLDDEAIFHAVEMIAGFGIQTVVLQSGETDDDRPERVAGWIRRIKAQFPSMAVTLSLGEKSAGTLALWRAAGADRYLLKIETTDPELYAAMHPGMSLSQRMACHQTLLSQGYQTGSGGIVGLPGQSCESLAGDLLYHRRWQFQMTSVSPLIPHPATPLADLAPGDLDLTLKVIALMRLLVPDANSPATTAMGSMQGVDNRPRALQAGANVIMLNFTPPAYKKQYEIYPGKRCLNEAFCAVACIEKMAAGIGRHVDFAAGHARVGLPAS, from the coding sequence GTGACAAGCATCGCGATCGACGCGTCCAAGTCCCGGGTGGCGGCGCGTTTGTACGAAGAGCGGGCCGCGCTGGACGACGACGCCTGCCGAGCGCTGTTGTTGACCTGCCTGCGCTGGGACGATCCCGCCGACGTCGCCCGCCTGCTGGGCGTCGCCGACGAGGTTCGCCGTCAGCATAAAGGTGACGGGATTCTGCTGCGCGGGATTGTCGAGTTTTCCAACCAGTGCCAGAATGCCTGCCATTACTGCGGCCTGTTTCGCGAAAACGCGGACCTGCCGCGCTATCATCTCGATGACGAGGCCATTTTCCACGCGGTTGAGATGATTGCGGGCTTTGGGATTCAAACCGTCGTGCTGCAATCCGGCGAAACCGACGATGACCGTCCCGAGCGCGTCGCCGGGTGGATTCGCCGTATCAAGGCGCAATTCCCGTCGATGGCCGTGACCCTTTCTCTGGGCGAAAAATCTGCCGGCACGCTGGCCCTGTGGCGCGCAGCGGGGGCCGATCGCTACCTGCTCAAGATCGAGACGACGGATCCCGAGCTGTACGCCGCGATGCACCCCGGCATGAGCCTGTCGCAGCGGATGGCTTGCCATCAAACCCTCTTATCGCAGGGCTACCAAACCGGCAGCGGCGGTATTGTGGGCCTGCCCGGTCAAAGCTGCGAGTCGCTGGCCGGGGACCTGCTGTATCACCGGCGCTGGCAGTTTCAAATGACCAGCGTCAGCCCGCTCATTCCGCACCCGGCGACGCCTCTGGCGGACTTGGCGCCCGGCGATCTTGATCTGACGCTGAAAGTCATCGCGCTGATGCGTCTGCTGGTGCCCGACGCCAATTCCCCCGCAACCACGGCTATGGGGAGCATGCAGGGCGTCGATAACCGCCCGCGCGCCTTACAGGCGGGCGCCAACGTCATTATGCTGAATTTCACTCCCCCGGCCTATAAAAAGCAGTATGAGATTTACCCGGGCAAGCGCTGCCTCAACGAAGCCTTTTGCGCCGTCGCCTGTATCGAGAAGATGGCCGCCGGTATTGGCCGCCATGTGGATTTCGCCGCTGGCCATGCGCGCGTCGGCTTGCCCGCTTCCTGA
- the smc gene encoding chromosome segregation protein SMC, whose protein sequence is MYICQIDIDNFKSFAERTAIPFRKGFTTISGPNGSGKSNIVDSILFCLGLSSSRTMRAEKLSDLINNLSRRRECTVAITFRKEPHEMAPGEQAAQLTVSAQDVLTEGVALPDDVSESQSDDASLLTVARRIKGGAGGYASTYYLDGRPTTLMEIHETLGRYRISPGCFNVMMQGDVAGFVGMSAVERRKIIDEIAGVAEFDRKIEQAERELDATGANIERNLILLREIEARLEQLAAERETALKYQTLRAERQSWEHKLLASQYADAQRGLRDTQEAIVDGRRQRMEAEKALQELGEAVAATRQQLLRLSEEVKRKGEDQQIALKKQIESLKGHAARKEDAIAFIDQRTADNLKGVETMKAEIARQRQNIEAIDAQTAAFDHQIKELQALYDKEARQYDKLNKRFDAVTDSTSELGAQRADVRKRLGAEEDELTRLQREVMTLEGEARHRQSERALREQGLQEALAQQASLDERLAAVSRQCDDQTLEKAAFEVQLQQAQLDLSKKRLAMKEAHSNVQAFQRDVMRLESQKRAYDELNLARPVETILHSNLPGIHGVLGQLGSVEKSYELALEVAMGGRMQSVVVETDQVASDAIAYLQRHKVGRATFLPLNKMQRPRELPYLPRGQGIVDYAIHLVEYNPVYEPVFAFALGETLILETLADARRYLGKFRMVTLDGSLLERSGALTGGSAPGGGRAGVRFANSGKAEQELEKCQARLQKAEAEKDALDQAVTKLELRLDDLKAAYAQCINALTRAQTERDALNRQREELQDRLGGSTPGVASSDAPDGLAARLKSASKDCAQRETVVQRLRDELDALESKLPSDQIAELRKEIADVAFQKDHFETQIRNAQADRQSKEMEKNYQSVGIQEYEQRIAQHGQENQKMAREKADHQEEIQITRQQIADLDAQTAVLDDELRKLQDERDAAQRRLIEEEKRRNALEHDRAAIDTRIAALQTRRRELEPQVRQLRAALAEALGEGGDPDAAIAGELPSAEEVQRNLDRLQKRMAAMEPVNMLAIAEYDDVASRQTALGEKITTLEQEKEALQTRIASYQNLKLDAFREAFDQVDGHFRSIFAELADGLGRLVLTNPEEPFNGGMTIMAQPRGKKLQRIEAMSGGEKSLTSLAFVFSLQRALPAPFYALDEVDMNLDGVNAEKLAQMVKAEAEKGAQFIVVSLRKPMIEHSNRTVGVTQKRDGITKVTGVKIREDAEVDAAPAPPIPLPVIASRRRRAKSPAAEPSAVETSQEEGIVHAG, encoded by the coding sequence ATGTATATCTGCCAGATCGATATCGATAATTTCAAGTCCTTTGCCGAACGCACGGCTATCCCGTTTCGCAAGGGCTTTACCACCATTTCCGGGCCCAATGGCTCGGGAAAGAGCAATATTGTCGACAGCATCCTGTTTTGCCTCGGCTTGTCCAGTTCTCGGACCATGCGCGCCGAAAAACTCTCTGACCTCATTAATAATCTCTCGCGGCGGCGCGAATGTACGGTCGCCATCACCTTCCGCAAAGAGCCTCACGAGATGGCGCCGGGCGAGCAGGCCGCGCAACTGACCGTATCGGCGCAAGACGTGCTCACGGAAGGCGTCGCTCTGCCCGATGATGTCTCTGAAAGCCAGAGCGATGACGCCTCGCTGCTGACGGTCGCGCGGCGTATTAAGGGCGGCGCGGGTGGTTATGCCAGCACGTATTACCTCGACGGGCGTCCCACCACGTTGATGGAGATCCATGAGACGCTGGGCCGTTACCGCATCTCGCCGGGATGCTTTAATGTGATGATGCAAGGCGACGTGGCGGGCTTTGTGGGCATGTCCGCTGTCGAACGCCGCAAAATCATTGATGAAATTGCGGGCGTGGCCGAATTCGACCGTAAAATCGAGCAGGCCGAGCGCGAACTCGACGCCACCGGCGCCAACATTGAGCGCAATCTGATCCTGTTGCGCGAAATCGAAGCGCGGCTCGAACAATTGGCCGCCGAGCGCGAAACAGCGCTGAAATATCAGACGCTCCGCGCCGAGCGCCAGAGCTGGGAGCATAAGCTGCTGGCTTCACAGTATGCTGACGCCCAGCGTGGCCTGCGCGACACGCAGGAGGCTATTGTTGACGGACGTCGCCAGCGCATGGAGGCCGAAAAAGCCTTGCAGGAGCTGGGTGAGGCCGTGGCTGCCACGCGTCAGCAATTGCTCAGGCTGTCTGAAGAGGTCAAACGCAAGGGCGAAGACCAGCAAATCGCTCTTAAAAAGCAGATTGAATCCCTCAAAGGGCATGCGGCGCGCAAAGAAGACGCCATCGCCTTTATCGATCAGCGCACGGCGGATAATCTCAAGGGCGTTGAGACGATGAAGGCCGAGATCGCCCGTCAGCGCCAGAATATTGAAGCTATCGATGCGCAGACGGCCGCCTTTGATCACCAGATTAAAGAGCTGCAAGCCTTGTATGACAAGGAAGCGCGCCAATACGACAAGCTCAACAAACGCTTTGACGCCGTGACGGACTCCACCAGCGAACTGGGCGCCCAGCGCGCCGACGTCCGCAAGCGCCTCGGAGCCGAAGAAGACGAGCTGACGCGGCTTCAACGCGAAGTGATGACGCTGGAAGGCGAAGCCCGCCATCGTCAAAGCGAACGCGCCTTGCGTGAACAAGGTCTGCAAGAAGCGCTCGCCCAGCAGGCATCGCTGGATGAGCGACTGGCGGCTGTTTCGCGTCAGTGCGATGATCAGACGCTCGAAAAGGCCGCCTTCGAGGTCCAGTTGCAACAGGCCCAGCTGGATCTCAGCAAGAAACGTTTGGCGATGAAAGAGGCGCACAGCAATGTTCAGGCCTTCCAGCGCGACGTCATGCGTCTGGAAAGTCAGAAACGAGCCTATGACGAGCTGAATCTCGCTCGTCCCGTGGAAACTATCCTGCATTCCAACCTCCCGGGCATTCACGGCGTGCTCGGACAACTGGGCAGCGTGGAAAAATCCTACGAACTGGCGCTCGAAGTGGCTATGGGCGGGCGCATGCAAAGCGTGGTGGTGGAGACCGATCAGGTTGCCTCAGATGCGATCGCCTATCTGCAACGGCACAAAGTGGGACGGGCGACGTTTTTACCGCTCAACAAGATGCAACGGCCTCGCGAACTGCCGTATCTGCCCAGAGGGCAAGGCATTGTCGATTACGCGATCCATCTGGTTGAATATAATCCGGTTTATGAGCCGGTTTTTGCCTTTGCGCTGGGCGAAACGCTGATTCTCGAAACCCTGGCCGATGCGCGTCGCTATCTCGGCAAATTCCGCATGGTTACTCTCGACGGATCGCTGTTGGAGCGCTCCGGCGCGTTGACGGGAGGCTCTGCGCCCGGCGGCGGACGGGCTGGCGTGCGTTTTGCCAATTCCGGCAAGGCGGAGCAGGAACTTGAAAAGTGTCAGGCCCGCCTGCAAAAGGCCGAAGCGGAGAAAGACGCGCTCGATCAGGCCGTCACGAAGCTGGAATTGCGTCTGGATGACTTAAAAGCCGCTTACGCGCAATGTATCAATGCGCTGACGCGCGCGCAAACCGAGCGCGACGCCCTTAATCGCCAACGTGAAGAGCTGCAGGATCGTCTGGGCGGCTCGACGCCGGGCGTGGCGTCGTCTGACGCCCCAGATGGTCTGGCTGCGCGCTTGAAATCGGCTTCTAAAGACTGCGCTCAGCGCGAAACTGTCGTCCAGCGCCTGCGCGATGAGCTGGATGCGCTGGAAAGCAAGCTGCCTTCTGATCAAATCGCTGAACTGCGCAAGGAAATCGCTGACGTTGCATTTCAAAAAGACCATTTTGAAACGCAAATCCGCAATGCGCAGGCCGATCGACAAAGCAAGGAGATGGAAAAGAACTATCAGTCGGTGGGTATTCAGGAATACGAACAGCGCATTGCCCAGCATGGTCAGGAAAACCAGAAGATGGCCCGCGAGAAGGCCGATCATCAAGAGGAAATCCAGATCACGCGTCAGCAAATTGCGGATCTCGACGCGCAAACCGCCGTGCTGGACGATGAGTTGCGCAAGCTTCAAGACGAACGCGACGCTGCGCAACGCCGTTTGATCGAAGAAGAGAAGCGCCGCAACGCGCTGGAGCACGATCGCGCCGCTATCGATACGCGTATTGCCGCCCTGCAAACGCGTCGTCGCGAACTGGAGCCCCAGGTTCGCCAGTTACGCGCCGCGCTGGCGGAGGCGCTGGGCGAGGGCGGCGATCCCGATGCGGCCATCGCGGGCGAATTGCCCTCGGCTGAGGAGGTCCAGCGGAATCTGGATCGCCTGCAAAAGCGTATGGCGGCAATGGAGCCGGTCAATATGCTGGCTATCGCCGAATATGACGACGTCGCTTCGCGGCAAACCGCTCTGGGCGAGAAAATCACCACCCTGGAGCAGGAGAAAGAAGCCCTGCAAACCCGCATCGCCAGCTATCAAAACCTCAAACTCGACGCCTTTCGCGAGGCCTTTGATCAGGTCGACGGGCATTTTCGATCGATTTTCGCCGAACTGGCGGACGGGCTGGGCCGCCTGGTCCTGACCAATCCTGAAGAGCCTTTCAATGGCGGGATGACGATTATGGCGCAGCCGCGCGGCAAGAAGCTTCAGCGCATTGAGGCGATGAGCGGCGGCGAGAAGTCGCTGACGTCACTGGCCTTTGTCTTTTCGCTGCAACGCGCGCTGCCGGCGCCTTTCTATGCGCTGGACGAGGTAGATATGAATCTCGACGGCGTCAATGCCGAGAAGCTGGCGCAGATGGTGAAGGCGGAGGCCGAAAAGGGCGCGCAATTCATTGTCGTCTCGCTTCGCAAGCCGATGATCGAGCATTCCAACCGCACCGTGGGCGTCACGCAGAAACGCGACGGCATTACCAAGGTAACGGGCGTCAAAATCCGTGAAGACGCCGAGGTCGACGCGGCGCCCGCGCCGCCGATTCCGCTGCCGGTGATCGCCTCGCGCCGTCGCCGCGCTAAATCGCCCGCTGCCGAGCCGTCGGCCGTAGAGACATCGCAAGAGGAGGGGATTGTCCATGCCGGTTAA
- the dnaB gene encoding replicative DNA helicase, which yields MAAKPAAALEPGANVLDFQSALERVPPQSLDAEQALLGGVLVDGQALNQVLELLKPHDFYRPAHQEIFSAVCGLVDKSEPVDIITVSEWLKDKNLLDDVGGRSYLMDLAQAHLTSANTAYYARIIRSKSLLRALIHGGSSIVETAFEETDAETAIDQAQQTIFAIAQQGMPDKLTHVKDILPTTIEQIEERFENKGALMGMATGFYELDTMTSGLQKSDLIIVAARPSMGKTAFCLNIASHVSLREQKPVLVFSLEMSKEQLVTRMLCSEAELDAQKIRTGHFTESDFAKLSNAMGKLGDAPLYIDDSPGMTVMELRAKARKLKMETGDIGLIVIDYLQLMEGSGNGSSNIDNRVQVISAISRGLKGIARELQTPVIALSQLSRAVESRQEKKPMLSDLRESGSIEQDADLVMFIYRDEYYNRETERPGTADIIIAKQRNGPVGEVSLLFRHSWTKFLNPADKKIEIF from the coding sequence ATGGCCGCTAAACCTGCCGCCGCCCTGGAGCCGGGCGCCAACGTCCTCGATTTCCAAAGCGCGCTGGAGCGCGTGCCGCCGCAAAGCCTTGATGCCGAACAAGCCTTGTTGGGCGGCGTGCTGGTCGATGGTCAGGCGCTCAATCAGGTGCTGGAGTTGCTCAAGCCCCACGATTTCTATCGTCCGGCGCATCAGGAGATCTTCTCGGCCGTGTGCGGGCTGGTTGACAAGAGCGAGCCGGTCGACATCATCACGGTGTCGGAATGGCTCAAGGACAAGAACCTGCTCGATGATGTCGGCGGGCGCTCTTACCTGATGGACTTGGCTCAGGCGCACCTGACGTCGGCCAATACGGCATACTATGCGCGTATTATTCGCTCCAAGTCGCTGTTGCGCGCCCTGATCCATGGCGGCTCGTCCATTGTTGAGACCGCCTTCGAAGAAACCGACGCCGAGACGGCCATTGATCAGGCCCAGCAGACGATCTTTGCCATTGCTCAGCAAGGCATGCCCGACAAGCTGACCCATGTCAAAGACATCCTGCCGACGACCATTGAGCAAATCGAGGAGCGCTTCGAGAACAAGGGCGCGCTGATGGGCATGGCCACCGGCTTCTATGAGCTGGACACGATGACTTCCGGCCTTCAGAAATCCGATCTCATTATTGTCGCCGCGCGTCCCTCGATGGGGAAAACGGCTTTCTGCCTGAACATCGCAAGCCATGTGTCGCTGCGCGAACAGAAGCCGGTGCTGGTGTTCAGCCTGGAGATGAGCAAAGAGCAGCTTGTCACGCGCATGCTCTGCTCAGAAGCCGAACTCGACGCGCAGAAGATTCGCACCGGGCACTTCACCGAATCAGACTTCGCCAAGCTGTCCAACGCGATGGGAAAACTCGGCGATGCGCCGCTGTACATTGACGATTCGCCCGGTATGACGGTGATGGAGCTGCGCGCCAAGGCCCGCAAGCTCAAGATGGAAACCGGCGACATCGGCCTGATCGTCATCGACTACCTGCAACTCATGGAAGGCTCGGGCAACGGCTCGTCGAATATCGACAATCGCGTGCAGGTGATTTCAGCGATTTCTCGCGGGTTGAAGGGCATCGCCCGTGAGCTGCAAACCCCTGTCATTGCGCTGTCTCAGCTCTCGCGCGCCGTCGAAAGTCGCCAGGAGAAGAAGCCCATGCTCAGCGACCTGCGCGAATCCGGCTCCATCGAACAAGATGCCGATCTGGTGATGTTCATCTACCGCGACGAGTATTACAACCGCGAAACCGAGCGCCCGGGCACCGCCGATATCATTATCGCCAAACAGCGAAACGGCCCGGTGGGCGAAGTCTCACTGCTGTTTCGCCACAGTTGGACCAAATTCCTCAACCCGGCTGACAAAAAGATCGAGATCTTTTAG
- a CDS encoding SMC-Scp complex subunit ScpB, whose translation MEPDDQSADVLNVTDAAPPLKGRIEAALFITNHPLQIPELAELADASCDDVEIALMELISDYAFREGCALEVDDADGYILQARDEYRPVIDKMMPMELSQGALRTLSAIAIKGPLLQSELVAFRGAAVYDHIPELLAKKLVTKRREGRSYRLKASPGFYEHFRLTGDKKELAALMSLMGVDQLQEGGARQQDLLEPDLAMEP comes from the coding sequence ATGGAACCGGATGACCAGAGCGCCGACGTCTTAAACGTGACGGACGCCGCGCCCCCGCTGAAGGGGCGCATTGAGGCGGCGCTGTTTATCACCAATCATCCCCTGCAAATCCCGGAACTGGCTGAGCTGGCCGACGCTTCGTGCGATGACGTCGAAATCGCTCTGATGGAGCTGATCAGCGACTACGCCTTTCGTGAAGGCTGCGCGCTGGAGGTCGACGACGCCGACGGCTATATTCTACAGGCCCGCGACGAGTACCGCCCCGTCATCGACAAGATGATGCCCATGGAACTATCGCAGGGCGCGTTACGCACCCTGTCGGCCATCGCCATCAAGGGCCCGCTGTTGCAATCCGAACTGGTGGCCTTTCGCGGCGCCGCCGTCTATGATCATATCCCCGAACTGCTGGCCAAAAAACTGGTGACCAAGCGGCGCGAGGGGCGATCGTATCGCCTCAAGGCGAGCCCCGGCTTTTACGAGCATTTTCGTCTGACGGGCGATAAGAAAGAGCTGGCTGCGCTGATGTCGCTGATGGGGGTCGACCAGTTGCAAGAAGGCGGCGCGCGCCAACAGGATCTGCTCGAACCAGATCTTGCCATGGAGCCCTGA